A single region of the Marinobacter salinus genome encodes:
- the sfsA gene encoding DNA/RNA nuclease SfsA: MKLPEPLVEGHLIRRYKRFLADVRLRDGTEVTAHCPNTGSMLGCQPENARVWLSRSDNPKRKLPYTWELVETEPGMLACINTARPNAQARAAIEHGTVPELSGYRVCRSEVKYGEEKSRIDLLLSGHPGQPDAWVEVKNVTLADNGQGFFPDAVTTRGQKHLRELMAQVAKGDRGVLFFVVNHTGIETVRPADHIDSKYGRLLREACDAGVEVVAYRATLAGENGSPSGAITLVESVPVILEV; encoded by the coding sequence ATGAAGTTACCAGAACCGTTGGTGGAAGGGCATCTGATTCGCCGCTATAAACGCTTCCTTGCGGATGTTCGCCTGAGGGACGGCACGGAAGTGACTGCCCATTGTCCAAACACAGGATCCATGCTGGGGTGCCAGCCAGAAAATGCCCGGGTCTGGTTGAGCCGGAGCGATAACCCCAAGCGTAAGCTGCCATATACATGGGAGCTGGTGGAGACTGAGCCTGGCATGCTTGCCTGTATCAATACTGCCAGACCAAACGCCCAGGCCCGGGCCGCCATCGAACATGGCACGGTTCCGGAGCTGAGTGGGTATCGCGTCTGCCGTTCGGAGGTCAAATACGGAGAGGAAAAGAGCCGGATTGATCTGCTCTTATCCGGGCACCCCGGTCAGCCTGATGCCTGGGTGGAGGTGAAAAACGTAACGCTGGCGGATAATGGTCAGGGGTTTTTCCCGGACGCGGTTACCACTCGCGGACAGAAGCACCTTCGGGAGCTTATGGCTCAGGTGGCGAAAGGGGACCGTGGGGTTCTGTTCTTCGTGGTCAACCATACCGGCATCGAAACGGTCCGTCCCGCCGATCACATTGACTCGAAATACGGCCGGTTGTTGCGGGAAGCCTGTGATGCCGGGGTGGAGGTGGTGGCGTATCGTGCAACCCTGGCAGGGGAAAACGGCTCTCCCTCCGGAGCAATAACCCTGGTCGAGTCTGTGCCGGTTATTCTGGAAGTCTGA
- the dksA gene encoding RNA polymerase-binding protein DksA, producing the protein MANTAEQPRERFTNFTPYEMKKGEEYMSAEMLEHFKNLLLQWKQELMEEVDRTMHHMQEDAANYADPSDRATQEEEFSLELRTRDRERKLIKKIDQTIDRIDKDDYGFCDQCGVEIGIRRLEARPTATLCIDCKTLAEIRERQTGI; encoded by the coding sequence ATGGCAAACACTGCAGAACAACCACGCGAACGTTTTACCAACTTCACCCCTTATGAAATGAAAAAGGGTGAAGAGTACATGAGTGCTGAAATGCTGGAGCACTTCAAGAATCTGCTGCTGCAATGGAAGCAGGAGCTGATGGAAGAAGTCGACCGCACCATGCACCACATGCAGGAAGACGCAGCAAATTACGCGGATCCCAGTGATCGCGCAACCCAGGAAGAGGAGTTCAGCCTGGAACTGCGTACCCGTGACCGTGAGCGCAAGCTGATCAAGAAAATTGACCAGACCATCGATCGCATCGACAAGGACGACTACGGCTTCTGCGATCAGTGCGGTGTTGAAATCGGCATCCGTCGTCTCGAAGCACGGCCGACAGCGACTCTGTGCATTGATTGCAAAACGCTCGCCGAAATCCGCGAGCGCCAGACCGGAATCTGA
- a CDS encoding Rieske (2Fe-2S) protein: MNNTASDEWQTVCQFDELAPETFIEFRVRQKNPKPGTMPLMGFLFLDDQKPRAYVNQCPHLGVELNWMPGRFMDADNLFLQCSTHGALFKTDSGECIAGPCQGDALTALDLRITGSAIQVRLPE; this comes from the coding sequence ATGAACAACACAGCAAGCGATGAGTGGCAAACGGTCTGCCAGTTCGATGAACTGGCGCCGGAGACATTTATAGAATTCCGGGTTCGCCAGAAGAACCCGAAGCCCGGCACCATGCCACTCATGGGCTTCCTGTTTCTGGACGACCAGAAACCCAGGGCGTACGTCAACCAATGCCCGCATCTGGGTGTTGAACTGAACTGGATGCCCGGGCGTTTTATGGACGCCGATAACCTGTTCCTTCAATGCTCAACCCATGGCGCCCTGTTCAAAACCGATTCCGGAGAGTGTATTGCCGGGCCATGCCAGGGAGACGCACTGACTGCCCTTGATCTTCGAATCACGGGCAGTGCCATTCAGGTCAGACTTCCAGAATAA
- a CDS encoding RNA polymerase sigma factor yields MPLIPFRSSKNRRFESLVQPHLDAMYRFAYRLAGQQQDAEDLVQDVVVKLYPRLDELEAVDRLRPWLNRVLYRQFIDQVRRKGRQGDRPLSELVAPDSHADWLDSLESDNAGPEIQLEQARLRPALDRVLATLAPDQRALLLLHDVDGWRQEDIAAVLDIPLGTVKSRLHRCRAGLRKKLQRELEPIPRGGRVGE; encoded by the coding sequence TTGCCCCTGATCCCTTTCAGATCCTCAAAAAACAGGCGGTTCGAGTCACTGGTTCAACCCCACCTGGACGCCATGTACCGGTTTGCCTACCGGCTGGCCGGGCAGCAGCAGGATGCAGAGGATCTGGTTCAGGACGTAGTTGTGAAACTCTATCCCCGGCTTGACGAGCTGGAGGCCGTTGACCGTTTGCGTCCCTGGCTGAACCGGGTCCTGTATCGGCAATTTATCGATCAGGTCCGACGCAAGGGGCGACAGGGGGATCGCCCCCTGAGCGAACTCGTCGCACCGGACAGCCATGCGGACTGGCTCGACAGCCTTGAATCGGATAACGCGGGGCCGGAAATTCAGCTGGAACAGGCTCGGTTGCGCCCGGCGCTGGACCGTGTTCTGGCGACGCTTGCACCGGATCAACGCGCCTTGCTCCTGCTTCACGATGTTGATGGTTGGCGTCAGGAAGATATTGCAGCCGTGCTCGACATTCCCTTGGGCACGGTGAAGTCCCGCCTGCACCGGTGTCGGGCTGGTCTGCGAAAAAAATTACAGCGTGAGCTGGAACCAATTCCCCGGGGTGGACGTGTGGGAGAATGA
- the mrcB gene encoding penicillin-binding protein 1B: protein MKKTSPPSRSSKKSPRKSSRTGRRPRFWRFFVRASVIGLVLLAGWVIYLDAVVTSRFEGRRFEVPSRVYARPLELYDGAGISSGALERELKLAGFRKGDGARAGSYRRNGGHFVISTRGFRFPDGDEPRRRLSLNIYADRIQDFSVISGDASPVVRLEPAQIGGIYPSHKEDRVLVQLEDVPALLPATLMAVEDRNFYDHFGVAPLSIARAMLANIRAGQIVQGGSTLTQQLVKNFFLTRDQTLLRKGNEALMSILLELHYEKGDILETYLNEVYLGQAGTRSINGFGLASQFYFGESLKDLDVHQIALLVGMVKGPSYYNPRRHPQRATERRNLVISEMEDAGLIDSVRAARARGLALGVSDKPSYSENRYPAYIDLVRRHLARDYRDEDLRSEGLRIFTTLNPATQYAAEFAVTDTLPRLSSGETRKALEAALVVTSKDSGEVLALVGGRDPQFAGFNRALDARRPIGSLIKPFIYLSALEQPDRYTLITPVLDKSFVLEFDDGRRWEPKNYDGKERGEVPVHAALSHSYNLPAVRVGLDVGVDVVKANLQAFGVSSEISEYPSMLLGAVAMNPVTVAQMYQGLATSGFNTPLRTIREVTDASGEALTRYSLEVDQVADPAAVHLVQYAMQETMQEGTGKSAYYTVPEELALAGKTGTTDDGRDSWFAGFSGDLLAVAWVGRDDNGGTSLTGASGALPVWSRFMAQVPQHSLSPVVPDGVNYHWVNGKRQALTGEYCDNARFMPFISGSEPTQEVSCSGTLQRRIKGWFEGLFQ from the coding sequence ATGAAAAAAACGAGCCCACCTTCCCGGTCCAGCAAGAAGTCTCCCCGCAAGTCATCCAGGACGGGCCGTCGCCCCCGGTTCTGGCGGTTTTTTGTGCGCGCTTCAGTCATTGGCCTGGTGTTGCTGGCCGGCTGGGTGATCTATCTGGACGCAGTGGTGACCTCTCGTTTCGAAGGCAGGCGATTTGAGGTTCCCTCCCGGGTGTATGCGCGGCCTCTGGAACTATACGACGGTGCGGGTATCAGCTCTGGTGCGCTGGAAAGAGAGCTGAAGTTGGCGGGCTTCCGCAAGGGGGATGGCGCCAGGGCTGGCAGCTACCGTCGCAACGGTGGACATTTTGTTATCAGTACCCGTGGATTTCGTTTTCCGGACGGCGATGAGCCGAGGCGCAGGCTTTCCCTGAATATATACGCCGACCGGATCCAGGACTTTTCCGTCATTAGTGGCGATGCCTCGCCGGTTGTTCGACTGGAGCCCGCTCAGATTGGTGGTATCTATCCCTCCCACAAGGAAGACCGGGTCCTGGTTCAGCTTGAGGATGTGCCGGCACTGTTGCCTGCAACATTGATGGCGGTTGAGGACCGGAATTTCTACGACCACTTCGGTGTCGCGCCACTGTCGATAGCTCGCGCGATGCTGGCAAATATACGCGCCGGCCAGATAGTCCAGGGCGGTAGTACGCTGACCCAGCAATTGGTGAAGAACTTTTTCCTGACCCGGGACCAGACGCTGTTGCGCAAGGGGAATGAGGCGCTAATGTCGATCCTGCTTGAGCTTCATTACGAGAAAGGCGACATACTTGAGACTTACCTCAACGAGGTGTATCTGGGGCAGGCGGGCACCCGTAGTATTAACGGCTTTGGTCTCGCGAGCCAGTTTTACTTTGGTGAATCCCTGAAAGATCTTGATGTGCACCAGATCGCATTGCTGGTTGGAATGGTGAAGGGGCCAAGTTATTACAATCCGCGCCGCCACCCCCAGCGTGCCACGGAGCGCCGAAACCTGGTGATCTCCGAAATGGAAGATGCGGGCCTTATAGACTCGGTCCGCGCCGCGCGGGCCAGAGGGCTCGCACTGGGTGTCAGTGACAAGCCGTCCTACTCTGAAAACCGGTATCCGGCCTATATTGACCTGGTCCGCAGACACCTGGCGCGGGATTACCGGGATGAGGATTTGCGGAGTGAAGGGTTGAGGATTTTCACGACCCTGAATCCGGCCACACAGTATGCGGCCGAATTTGCGGTGACCGACACGCTGCCCAGGTTGAGCAGCGGCGAAACCCGAAAAGCTCTCGAAGCGGCGCTGGTTGTGACGTCCAAGGACAGTGGCGAGGTGCTGGCGCTGGTTGGAGGCCGCGACCCTCAATTTGCCGGTTTTAACCGGGCCCTGGATGCCCGCCGCCCGATCGGCTCCCTGATCAAGCCGTTTATCTATCTGTCCGCGCTTGAGCAGCCCGATCGTTATACCCTGATCACGCCAGTGCTGGATAAGTCCTTCGTCCTGGAGTTTGACGACGGGCGGCGGTGGGAGCCCAAAAACTATGACGGCAAAGAGCGTGGCGAGGTGCCGGTGCATGCGGCACTGTCTCACTCCTACAACCTCCCCGCGGTTCGGGTGGGCCTGGATGTTGGCGTCGATGTAGTCAAAGCGAACCTCCAGGCGTTTGGTGTAAGCTCTGAGATATCAGAATACCCGTCCATGTTGCTGGGGGCTGTCGCCATGAATCCTGTCACGGTGGCTCAGATGTACCAGGGGCTGGCGACTTCCGGATTTAATACGCCCTTGCGAACCATTCGGGAGGTGACCGATGCCAGCGGAGAAGCTTTGACTCGGTACAGTCTGGAAGTGGACCAGGTGGCGGATCCTGCGGCTGTCCACCTGGTTCAGTACGCAATGCAGGAAACCATGCAGGAAGGTACGGGGAAATCTGCGTATTACACAGTGCCAGAGGAGCTGGCACTGGCCGGCAAGACCGGAACAACGGACGACGGCCGGGACTCCTGGTTTGCCGGTTTCAGTGGAGACCTGCTGGCCGTCGCCTGGGTGGGGCGGGATGATAACGGCGGCACCTCGCTGACCGGTGCAAGCGGTGCCTTACCCGTTTGGTCCCGGTTCATGGCGCAAGTGCCCCAGCACAGTCTTTCGCCCGTGGTACCCGACGGCGTCAATTATCATTGGGTCAATGGCAAGAGGCAGGCATTAACCGGTGAGTACTGCGATAATGCGCGCTTTATGCCGTTCATTTCAGGCAGTGAGCCGACGCAGGAGGTATCCTGCTCGGGTACCCTGCAGCGGCGAATTAAAGGCTGGTTTGAAGGATTGTTCCAATGA
- a CDS encoding AAA family ATPase — protein sequence MSETPPEKLILALQDPDLYEHPVRDFQVIETHISQVILTGDYAYKIKKPMNFGFLDFSTLEKRKHFCEEELRLNRRLAANLYLEVLPITGTPDHPVIGGNGNAFEYVIKMRQFGQDQLFDRQQEQHTLTPELLTSLARQVANFHEQLPPVAADKPLGTPEAVYAGMQENFDQIRPMIDDAGLLTQLENLQAWTESTFERHRDLIAERHANGFVRECHGDLHLANITRFEGEVTVFDCIEFNESFRWIDVINDLAFLLMDLESRQEHKLANLVLNTYLEYRDDFGAIPLLPLYKAYRALVRAKIALFTLGNPSLSEGEKATLMQRYRDYAQLAEDYSIIPNPYLLATTGLSASGKTCVSAAMAGELGLIRLRSDVERKRLHGLAPLDSSKSPTGGNLYTEAATEKTYQRLADLAGDLLAAGCPVIVDAASLKEKERSLFAAVAETQGLPFALLHCEAPEALRREWIRARSGDASEATEELLDAQQSWFEPLTADEKSHTIHLHTDEEHVAEAVADRIRQHFGLSPA from the coding sequence GTGAGTGAAACACCCCCAGAAAAGCTGATTCTGGCACTGCAAGATCCTGATCTGTATGAACACCCGGTCCGGGATTTTCAGGTCATTGAGACTCACATTTCCCAGGTCATCCTGACCGGTGACTATGCCTATAAAATCAAGAAACCAATGAACTTCGGCTTCCTGGATTTTTCAACTCTGGAAAAGCGAAAGCACTTCTGCGAGGAGGAATTGCGACTGAACCGTCGTCTTGCGGCGAACCTTTACCTGGAGGTCCTGCCAATCACGGGCACGCCAGACCATCCGGTTATCGGCGGGAACGGCAACGCGTTTGAGTATGTCATTAAAATGCGCCAGTTCGGGCAGGACCAGCTATTCGACCGCCAACAGGAGCAGCACACTCTCACGCCTGAATTGCTGACCAGCCTCGCCAGACAGGTGGCGAATTTCCACGAACAACTGCCACCGGTTGCTGCCGACAAACCTTTGGGCACACCCGAGGCCGTATATGCCGGAATGCAGGAAAATTTCGACCAGATCCGGCCAATGATTGATGACGCAGGGCTACTCACTCAGCTGGAGAACCTGCAAGCCTGGACCGAGAGTACATTTGAGCGCCACCGGGACCTGATTGCCGAGCGGCATGCCAACGGATTTGTTCGCGAGTGTCACGGCGACCTTCACCTGGCCAACATAACCCGGTTTGAGGGCGAGGTTACGGTTTTCGATTGCATTGAATTCAACGAATCGTTTCGCTGGATTGATGTGATTAACGACCTGGCATTCCTGCTGATGGATCTTGAGTCCCGACAGGAGCATAAGCTCGCCAACCTGGTACTCAACACGTACCTGGAATACCGTGACGACTTCGGAGCCATCCCCCTGCTCCCGCTCTACAAGGCCTACCGAGCTCTGGTCCGCGCGAAGATTGCCCTCTTCACTCTCGGGAACCCTTCTCTGAGCGAAGGGGAAAAAGCCACGCTGATGCAACGGTACCGGGATTACGCGCAACTTGCCGAAGACTACAGCATCATCCCCAACCCTTATTTATTAGCCACAACCGGGCTGTCCGCCAGCGGAAAAACCTGTGTCAGCGCAGCCATGGCCGGCGAACTGGGGCTGATCCGGTTGCGCTCTGACGTGGAAAGAAAGCGACTTCACGGTCTCGCGCCCCTGGACAGCAGCAAGTCTCCAACCGGCGGTAATCTCTATACCGAAGCGGCAACGGAGAAAACCTACCAGCGCCTGGCCGATCTTGCGGGCGATCTGCTGGCGGCCGGTTGTCCGGTGATCGTTGATGCCGCCAGCCTGAAAGAAAAAGAACGGTCCCTGTTTGCCGCCGTCGCGGAAACCCAAGGCTTGCCGTTCGCCCTGCTCCACTGTGAAGCACCGGAGGCGTTGCGCCGGGAGTGGATCCGTGCCCGCTCCGGAGACGCGTCCGAGGCGACAGAAGAGCTGCTGGACGCCCAGCAAAGCTGGTTTGAGCCGCTCACCGCCGACGAAAAAAGCCATACGATCCATTTGCACACAGACGAAGAGCACGTTGCGGAGGCGGTCGCCGACCGGATTCGCCAACACTTCGGCCTCAGCCCGGCATGA
- a CDS encoding lipase family alpha/beta hydrolase, whose product MKTWIKTMALACVVAWSAPAAAWWWDSTPSNYTDTRYPIVLVHGMFGFDSIAGVDYWYGVAEDLRKYGADVYTTQVPALDSTIARGEALLPQVQAIAAVYGKVNLVGHSHGGPTARYIARVRPDLVASVTSVGSPHKGSPVADLIYGSPAESLAASLGNALGGLIDLLSGGGYNQDLRSSLRSLTTRGSAEFNSFAPAGIPTTSCGEGAYSANGVRFYSWGGTGVLTNVLDPSDALLGTTSLAFGFSANDGLVGRCSNHFGKTIRDNYFMNHLDEVNQALGLHSLFETDPKAVFQQHANRLKNVGL is encoded by the coding sequence ATGAAAACCTGGATCAAAACAATGGCTCTGGCCTGCGTGGTCGCGTGGTCGGCTCCGGCCGCCGCCTGGTGGTGGGACTCTACACCGTCTAATTACACTGATACCCGTTATCCGATTGTGCTGGTGCACGGGATGTTCGGATTCGATTCGATTGCTGGCGTGGACTACTGGTACGGTGTCGCGGAGGACCTTCGCAAATACGGCGCCGACGTTTACACCACACAAGTACCCGCCCTGGATAGCACGATCGCTCGGGGCGAAGCCCTGTTACCGCAAGTGCAGGCCATTGCCGCAGTGTATGGCAAGGTTAACCTCGTGGGCCATAGCCACGGTGGCCCCACAGCCCGGTATATCGCGCGGGTGCGGCCAGACCTGGTGGCCTCGGTTACTTCCGTAGGTTCACCCCACAAAGGGTCTCCGGTGGCCGACCTGATCTATGGCTCACCCGCCGAAAGTCTGGCGGCCTCGCTTGGCAATGCGCTAGGCGGCCTGATTGATCTGCTTTCCGGCGGCGGTTACAACCAGGATCTCCGCTCAAGCCTGCGCTCCCTGACAACTCGAGGCAGTGCAGAGTTCAATTCTTTTGCACCGGCAGGTATTCCAACCACGTCCTGTGGCGAAGGGGCTTACTCCGCCAATGGCGTTCGATTCTATTCCTGGGGTGGCACCGGTGTGCTGACGAATGTCCTCGACCCGTCAGACGCTCTGCTGGGGACCACAAGCCTGGCGTTCGGTTTCAGTGCTAACGATGGCCTTGTAGGGCGGTGCAGCAATCACTTTGGCAAGACCATCCGGGACAATTACTTCATGAACCACCTGGACGAAGTCAACCAGGCGCTCGGCTTGCATAGCCTGTTTGAAACAGACCCCAAGGCTGTTTTCCAGCAGCATGCGAACCGGCTGAAAAACGTCGGCCTCTGA
- a CDS encoding anti-sigma factor family protein: MTMSCREIRVSLVAYIHNELAEPQREQIAQHLRTCPSCMARFESEQTLNGCLHEKTEIPMPSADFQSRVLAAATGREAHARKGWSHTVMGGAVAAALAFGISLGAMFKGEELGGNATVVAESTETEGQATEGLVAPGGPVERSVRLAFRSGMPLENVTLTLQLPPNVELASLPGRQEVSWKVSLEAGENVLALPLKVLFPGSGELTARLDTGERQKTFRVMIPDDESVGREGPAS; the protein is encoded by the coding sequence ATGACTATGTCCTGTCGGGAAATCCGGGTAAGCCTTGTCGCTTACATTCACAATGAGCTTGCAGAGCCGCAGCGCGAGCAGATCGCGCAGCATTTGCGTACCTGCCCTTCATGTATGGCGCGGTTCGAATCTGAGCAGACTCTGAACGGATGTTTGCATGAGAAGACAGAAATCCCGATGCCTTCAGCGGATTTTCAGTCACGCGTTCTGGCTGCGGCTACCGGTCGGGAAGCCCACGCGCGGAAGGGTTGGAGTCACACTGTAATGGGGGGGGCGGTAGCAGCTGCTCTGGCGTTCGGTATTTCTCTTGGCGCGATGTTCAAGGGAGAGGAGCTCGGGGGTAATGCAACAGTTGTCGCAGAATCGACAGAGACAGAAGGCCAGGCGACAGAGGGCTTGGTCGCTCCGGGCGGGCCGGTTGAACGATCCGTTCGTCTGGCGTTTCGTTCGGGGATGCCACTTGAGAATGTAACCTTGACCCTTCAGTTGCCTCCGAACGTCGAACTTGCCTCCTTGCCGGGGCGCCAGGAAGTAAGCTGGAAAGTGAGCCTGGAGGCCGGTGAAAATGTTCTCGCATTGCCTCTGAAGGTTTTGTTTCCCGGTTCAGGCGAGCTGACGGCCCGGCTTGACACCGGTGAGCGTCAAAAGACATTTCGGGTGATGATCCCGGATGATGAAAGTGTTGGCAGAGAGGGGCCGGCATCATGA
- a CDS encoding tetratricopeptide repeat protein, which produces MSRLTIVCWLLLVAPSLSSATERASPADVVALGVERFQSGDLEEARKVFEAARAGGIETVSLNYNLGVVYYRLGQYSAAEASFRKLLSTDHRILASYNLGLVALATGNRASARDWFLEVSAPASPEKLRRLALIQLETLSAEPGSRWPAAGIGYLALSAGYDSNIAGLPESVTSSQGGAFVDALAAGSIDLSVLEGGRLALEGAAYARQYPSKNSYNTELMEGKLAWSRNLDASSIGGALTLSQSWFDSDEFERRFGIEGGRRWQTCPGQFMFTDCSLSLAFAQVTGGSEFESYDGQFYRLGLSAVRRSGDWRLRGQYSWEVNDRRDLQAGDQFVSVSPEHHKVELTGSYDLRPAVTAGWIGSFRYSRYRDSHVLLVDGALVTERRTDKRVEAGLFLESRLDERWLLRVEWTVLDNVSGISRYSYRRHMLMGTLEGVF; this is translated from the coding sequence GTGTCTCGGCTAACCATTGTGTGCTGGCTGCTATTGGTGGCACCCTCCCTGTCGTCTGCGACCGAACGGGCCTCCCCGGCAGATGTTGTCGCGCTTGGGGTTGAACGGTTTCAATCCGGTGACCTTGAGGAAGCTCGTAAAGTCTTCGAAGCTGCCCGGGCCGGTGGCATCGAGACCGTCTCCCTGAACTACAACCTCGGCGTCGTGTACTACAGGCTGGGTCAATATTCCGCAGCGGAAGCCAGCTTTCGCAAGCTACTGTCGACCGACCATCGTATTCTGGCCAGCTACAATCTTGGTCTTGTTGCGCTCGCCACGGGGAACAGAGCTTCCGCGAGGGACTGGTTTCTTGAGGTCAGCGCCCCAGCCTCTCCGGAAAAGCTTCGCAGACTGGCCTTGATACAACTTGAAACATTGTCGGCGGAGCCAGGATCACGATGGCCCGCCGCCGGCATCGGCTATCTGGCCCTTTCCGCTGGTTATGACAGTAATATTGCCGGACTTCCGGAATCAGTGACCTCCAGTCAAGGGGGTGCTTTCGTCGATGCACTCGCAGCCGGTTCAATTGATCTGTCAGTACTGGAAGGGGGGCGCCTGGCTCTGGAAGGGGCTGCTTACGCCCGCCAATACCCTTCGAAAAATAGCTACAACACAGAGTTGATGGAAGGCAAGTTGGCCTGGAGCCGGAACCTGGATGCGTCTTCAATCGGCGGGGCATTAACGCTCAGTCAGTCGTGGTTTGATTCCGATGAGTTCGAGCGTCGTTTTGGCATAGAAGGGGGGCGGCGCTGGCAGACCTGTCCCGGGCAGTTCATGTTCACCGATTGCTCTTTGTCTCTGGCGTTTGCGCAGGTCACCGGCGGCAGCGAGTTCGAGTCGTATGATGGACAGTTTTACCGACTGGGTCTTTCTGCAGTGAGGCGATCCGGCGATTGGAGACTGAGGGGGCAATACTCCTGGGAAGTCAATGATCGACGCGACCTCCAGGCTGGTGATCAGTTTGTCAGTGTCTCTCCCGAACACCACAAAGTTGAACTGACGGGGAGCTATGACCTGCGTCCGGCAGTCACTGCCGGCTGGATTGGCTCCTTCAGATACAGTCGGTATCGTGATTCCCACGTCCTGCTGGTGGATGGCGCACTGGTCACTGAGCGTCGTACAGATAAACGGGTTGAGGCCGGCCTGTTTCTGGAAAGCCGGCTGGATGAGCGGTGGCTGTTGAGAGTCGAGTGGACAGTGCTGGATAACGTAAGTGGGATCAGTCGATACAGTTATCGCAGGCACATGCTCATGGGGACGTTGGAAGGGGTGTTCTAG
- a CDS encoding tetratricopeptide repeat protein, which translates to MKTFFLTRVSAVAVLLTLAGCASSTGGSIYVPIGGEAPRAPELPRAASEPEKPEVWRKSEQPEVSQPAETAPRTTAPSYRDSGDSLSPAALSLVREADNLLRQGDAPAAIARLERAQRIAPRAAEIYFKLSEAYVASDQLGSAEQFTLKGLSLAGNDSSLQRAGWMLLADIRRARGNVAGADQAEARASAL; encoded by the coding sequence ATGAAGACGTTTTTTCTGACTCGTGTGAGCGCGGTGGCCGTACTCTTGACCCTCGCAGGTTGTGCCTCCAGTACAGGGGGTTCCATTTATGTCCCGATCGGGGGCGAGGCGCCAAGAGCACCTGAGCTGCCGAGAGCAGCCAGTGAGCCTGAAAAACCGGAAGTATGGCGCAAGAGTGAACAGCCGGAAGTGTCCCAGCCGGCTGAAACGGCGCCCCGCACCACTGCTCCGAGTTACCGGGATTCAGGCGATAGCCTGTCCCCGGCAGCACTCAGTCTGGTTCGTGAAGCCGACAACCTTTTGCGTCAGGGGGATGCGCCTGCAGCGATTGCCCGGCTTGAGCGGGCTCAGCGTATTGCTCCCCGAGCCGCTGAAATCTATTTCAAGCTTTCCGAGGCCTATGTCGCCAGTGATCAGCTGGGATCGGCCGAGCAATTCACTCTGAAAGGGTTATCCCTGGCCGGCAATGATTCCAGCTTGCAGCGGGCGGGGTGGATGCTGCTGGCGGATATTCGAAGAGCAAGAGGTAATGTGGCAGGTGCGGATCAGGCAGAGGCGCGAGCTTCGGCACTCTGA
- a CDS encoding DUF4382 domain-containing protein, with the protein MKRSIRFFTVSALAAGIAACGGGSDGSGSTGTVSFDVTDAPAMEFSSVTVTFTGISLKPQDGEWVEFSFDEPKTWDLLDLQGGVSEPLITDEEVPAGPYSELRLLVDTGGSYVELEAEPGIEKSLAVPSGQQSGLKLKGEFLVAADTTTDFTIDFDVKKSIVNPQGTSLADYLLKPSLRLVNNLEVGSISGEVDYVTLSQTRANDADLADCATGYEGAVYIYEGINATPTDINVNSEEAGPLMAVPVADDDYDGIYTYTAAFLTAGEYTISYSCQLDDNETDDGLDFEGTQNVTVVANTNVEADPIPLLP; encoded by the coding sequence ATGAAGCGTTCCATCCGTTTTTTCACCGTCTCAGCTTTGGCAGCAGGTATTGCTGCCTGCGGCGGGGGTAGCGATGGCTCAGGCTCAACCGGCACAGTTTCCTTCGACGTAACCGACGCACCGGCCATGGAGTTCTCCAGTGTAACCGTCACATTTACCGGAATTTCCCTGAAGCCTCAGGATGGTGAATGGGTCGAGTTCAGTTTTGATGAACCCAAAACCTGGGATCTTCTGGATCTTCAGGGGGGCGTCAGCGAACCTCTCATTACCGATGAAGAAGTACCTGCCGGCCCATACTCTGAACTCCGACTTCTGGTTGATACCGGCGGCTCTTACGTAGAACTGGAAGCTGAACCGGGTATCGAAAAATCCCTGGCCGTGCCTTCCGGCCAACAGAGCGGACTGAAGCTCAAGGGCGAGTTCCTGGTAGCGGCGGACACCACCACCGACTTCACCATCGATTTCGACGTGAAAAAGTCCATCGTGAACCCGCAAGGCACATCTCTGGCAGACTATCTGCTCAAGCCGTCCCTGCGTCTGGTGAACAATCTGGAAGTGGGCTCCATCTCTGGTGAGGTGGACTACGTAACGCTAAGCCAGACCCGGGCGAATGATGCCGATCTTGCCGACTGCGCGACAGGCTACGAAGGTGCCGTCTATATCTATGAGGGCATCAATGCCACGCCAACGGACATCAATGTGAACAGCGAGGAAGCCGGGCCATTGATGGCTGTTCCCGTGGCTGACGATGACTATGACGGCATCTATACCTACACAGCAGCATTTCTGACCGCCGGCGAATACACCATCAGCTACAGTTGTCAGCTGGATGACAACGAGACCGACGACGGCCTGGACTTTGAAGGCACGCAGAATGTGACTGTGGTTGCCAACACCAACGTTGAAGCGGACCCCATTCCGCTTTTGCCGTGA